The following proteins come from a genomic window of Micromonospora echinofusca:
- the purQ gene encoding phosphoribosylformylglycinamidine synthase subunit PurQ, whose protein sequence is MTARVGVVTFPGSLDDGDAARAVRIAGAEPVRLWHGDPHLHGVDAVVLPGGFSYGDYLRCGAIARFAPVMQTIVDAARGGLPVLGICNGFQILCEAHLLPGALTRNQHLHFRNRDQVLRVESTGTAWTNAFQPGQEVLIPVKNGEGCYVADTATLDQLEAEGRVVARYVGGNPNGSQRDIAAITNPAGNVVGIMPHPEHAVEALTGPSLDGLGFFTSVLKHLVGAPA, encoded by the coding sequence GTGACCGCCCGGGTCGGTGTGGTCACCTTCCCCGGCTCGCTCGACGACGGGGACGCGGCCCGGGCCGTACGGATCGCGGGCGCCGAACCGGTCCGTCTCTGGCACGGTGACCCGCACCTGCACGGGGTCGACGCCGTCGTCCTGCCCGGTGGCTTCTCCTACGGCGACTACCTGCGCTGCGGCGCCATCGCCCGGTTCGCGCCGGTCATGCAGACGATCGTGGACGCGGCCCGGGGCGGCCTGCCCGTGCTCGGCATCTGCAACGGATTCCAGATCCTCTGCGAGGCGCACCTGCTGCCCGGGGCGCTCACCCGCAACCAGCACCTGCACTTCCGCAACCGCGACCAGGTCCTGCGCGTCGAGTCGACCGGCACCGCGTGGACCAACGCGTTCCAGCCCGGCCAGGAGGTGCTGATCCCGGTCAAGAACGGCGAGGGCTGCTACGTCGCCGACACCGCGACGCTGGACCAGCTCGAAGCCGAGGGCCGGGTCGTCGCCCGCTACGTCGGCGGCAACCCCAACGGGTCGCAGCGCGACATCGCCGCGATCACGAACCCCGCCGGCAACGTGGTCGGCATCATGCCGCATCCCGAGCACGCGGTGGAGGCGCTCACGGGCCCCTCCCTGGACGGTCTCGGCTTCTTCACCTCGGTGCTCAAGCACCTGGTGGGGGCGCCGGCGTGA
- the purS gene encoding phosphoribosylformylglycinamidine synthase subunit PurS, which translates to MPRVVVDVMLKPEILDPQGQAVANALPRLGVSDVASVRIGRRIEIEFTGEPDLDRAREIADKLLANPVIEDFTVRVVEADETVDARS; encoded by the coding sequence GTGCCTCGCGTCGTCGTCGACGTCATGCTCAAGCCCGAGATCCTCGATCCCCAGGGCCAGGCCGTCGCAAACGCGCTGCCCCGGCTCGGCGTCAGCGACGTCGCCTCGGTTCGGATCGGCAGGCGGATCGAGATCGAATTCACCGGTGAACCGGACCTGGACCGCGCCCGGGAGATCGCCGACAAGTTGCTCGCCAACCCGGTCATCGAGGACTTCACGGTCCGCGTGGTCGAGGCCGACGAGACCGTGGACGCCCGCTCGTGA
- a CDS encoding S1 family peptidase, which yields MRIRSMIAVLATAAAGLLGASSGALAAPAGPQPIIGGGTVSSAPWAAAVFSNGSFTCSGTIIAPQWVLTARHCVSGTMSVRVGSVYRSSGGQTRTVSASYSRYDLALLRLSSSVSTSYVTLATSNPPINSTNSIYGWGMTCYSGCSASSQLKTASVRVTSNSATDAYGGQAIRSTRINGNAWRGDSGGPQFYNGRQVGVASTADGQSIQNYGSVAYNRAWISQTAGV from the coding sequence ATGCGCATCCGATCCATGATCGCGGTGCTGGCCACCGCAGCGGCCGGCCTGCTCGGCGCCAGCTCCGGCGCCCTCGCCGCCCCGGCCGGCCCGCAGCCGATCATCGGCGGTGGCACCGTCTCGTCGGCCCCGTGGGCCGCCGCCGTGTTCAGCAACGGCTCGTTCACCTGCTCCGGCACGATCATCGCACCGCAGTGGGTGCTCACCGCCCGGCACTGCGTGAGCGGCACGATGTCCGTCCGGGTCGGCAGCGTCTACCGCTCCTCCGGCGGCCAGACCCGCACCGTCAGCGCCAGCTACAGCCGCTACGACCTGGCCCTGCTGCGCCTGTCCAGCTCGGTGAGCACCTCGTACGTCACGCTGGCCACCAGCAACCCGCCGATCAACTCCACCAACTCGATCTACGGCTGGGGCATGACCTGCTACAGCGGCTGCTCGGCCTCCAGCCAGCTCAAGACCGCGTCGGTCCGGGTGACCAGCAACAGCGCCACCGACGCGTACGGCGGCCAGGCGATCCGGAGCACGCGGATCAACGGCAACGCCTGGCGGGGCGATTCGGGCGGCCCGCAGTTCTACAACGGCCGCCAGGTCGGCGTCGCCTCCACCGCCGACGGCCAGAGCATCCAGAACTACGGCAGCGTCGCGTACAACCGGGCCTGGATCTCCCAGACGGCCGGTGTCTGA
- a CDS encoding YbjQ family protein, with product MAGSAPAVRAAPFCSIRSGEQGRRSGARRPDNIGSVLVVTTEQLPGYEIRQILGEVVSSMARTRNPYREGVKNLRGGAYDPMAPDNLTRWRTDSVARLGEEARRIGANAVVGMRFDSRDCGEMWMEICAYGTAVVVAPKMPDVMPPDQPLVAAETAHDPAFAESPGGIAEPASAPNLRTAAETPTRDA from the coding sequence ATGGCCGGCAGCGCGCCGGCCGTCCGCGCCGCGCCGTTTTGCAGCATCCGATCAGGTGAACAAGGCCGACGATCGGGCGCCCGCCGCCCTGACAACATCGGAAGCGTGCTGGTCGTGACGACGGAGCAACTGCCCGGGTACGAGATCCGCCAGATCCTCGGCGAAGTGGTGTCATCGATGGCCAGGACGCGGAACCCGTACCGCGAGGGGGTCAAGAACCTGCGCGGTGGCGCGTACGACCCGATGGCCCCGGACAACCTCACCCGGTGGCGTACGGACTCGGTGGCCCGGCTCGGCGAGGAGGCCCGTCGTATCGGCGCGAACGCCGTGGTGGGGATGCGCTTCGACAGCCGCGACTGCGGCGAGATGTGGATGGAGATCTGCGCGTACGGCACGGCGGTGGTGGTGGCGCCCAAGATGCCCGACGTCATGCCGCCCGACCAGCCGCTGGTCGCCGCGGAGACCGCGCACGACCCGGCCTTCGCCGAGTCCCCGGGCGGCATCGCCGAACCGGCGAGCGCCCCCAACCTCCGCACCGCGGCGGAAACCCCCACCCGCGACGCCTGA